Sequence from the Nitrospinaceae bacterium genome:
CAGCGAGCTGTTTTCCGAACTTCTCATTAATGTCGCAAAGACCTAGCCACTCGACACCGGGATAATCTTTTGCAAGCTCGGCCCTGATGCGCCCAATTTTACCGCAACCGATGATTGCCAGGCCCATCGGTTTTTTTTGGCTGCTTTCGTCACTCATTTCTTACTCCTCAAAAGATGTTATTAAAGTCCCATTAAATTAATGGATTTAGGCTTCAAAATCGGCAATATCAACAGGCAGACGGAGCGCCTCGCCCCGCTTGGCCGAAAGATCCATCGACATCGTCAGCATGAGATTGCGGTGTCCATCTGCCGCAGTTGCATGCGGCGTTTCAAGACCGGTGTGAACCCGTGCGAGCCAGGTGTTTGTCTCCTCTCGCATGGGACCCCAGAGCTGGCCGAAGGCCATGTCGCCGGGTGGATAGCTCGCAAGAAACTCAACCTTGCGTTTCACCTCGGGGGTATAGCCCGCCGCCTGTCCGTGGTCTCCCGCCATCACAAGATCCCGGTGGGTGTCATCAATGGTGATCACCCCATCGGTCCCTACTATTCCGATCTCAAGCGTATAGACCGAAGCGGGCCAGTTCTCGGGCAGCGCCCAGTTGATATTCATACTCCACATCGTTCCATCGTCGAAAGTAAAGATGCCGAATGTGGCGTCTGTCATTCCATAGGAGGCGCCAAGCGCATGATCTACATCGCGGGCATAGACCTCGACCGGCGTCTTCCCCTCCATGAACCACATCGAGATATCCAAACTATGGGTGCCGGATACAACCATTGGTGTCAGGCTCGCACGATTCTCCGCCTTGACCACGGTTGCAATGGGCCCAAGGCGATTCATAAACGCCCGTGTCGTCACCGAGGTAATCTGACCGAGTTGCTCTGTTCTTAGCTTTTCCTTGACTACGAGAAATTTTCGTCGAAAACGGTTCGTGTAGCCAACGACCGCATCGACACCCGCATCATCAATAGCCTTGAGCACCTGGGCGGAGTCTCTGGCATTCGTGGCCAATGGTTTTTCGATGAAAAGATCGTGGCCTCGTCCAGCCGCCTCAAAAATAGGGGCGACATGCTCGCTCTCCTGGGTCGCGATGATTGCGGCGTTCACCTCGGGGCGCGCGAGGAGTTCTTTGTAGTCGGTAGTGAAAAAATCCGCCTTCGTATCCTCGGCAAGCTTGCGGCCCAGCTGCTCGTCTATATCGCACAAGCCGAGCCACTCGACTCCCGGATAATCGCACGCGAACACGCCACGGATTCGCCCGACCTTGCCGCAGCCAACAATGGCCAGGCCTATTGGCTTGTTGCTTTCGTTCCTGCTCATAGAACCCTCATCCTTGTTAACATCCGCTCAAGTTTTAATTTCCACACGATAGGCGTCAAAAGCATAGGTGTCATGATTCTCAAGCCAGTGCAGGCCCTCAGGATTCACCCAGAAGGGCTCGCCGTCCTTGCGCTTGCCGCTCCTGGCGACGATCTCACCTTTTTCGTTGTAATAGTCCATGTTCGGGCTGGCATTGATGATAAAAACACTGGGATTTTTATGCGTGTGTTTTTTCTCAATAACATCGGGTGGAATATTTACGTGGAGCACACGCACCTTTTCGTTCTCAAAAACTACCGTATGGTTTTCGGACGCAGCGATTACAGAGTCCAGCTCCTCTGGTGTGCCAGGGATAAACGGAGGTCGCTGAGGTATGTGATCGGATGGCATCTAACGCTCCTTATTTCTTCAACTCAATCCGAATGGCTTCGAGATCGAAATCAGAGGGATTCTCAACCCAATGCACCCCTTCGGGCTCAAGCCAGAACGGAACGCCTTCCTCGGGCGGCGAGCCCAGATCAACCTGCCCTTGTCCATTGAAGTACTTAATCCTGGGTCTTTTGGTGATGGTGAAAACGCTGGGCCATTTGTGTGTATGCTTTTCCTCTATCTTGCCGGCACGAACTGTGACCCGCAAAACGCGCACCTTCTCGTTCTCAAAAATCACTTCATGATTAAGTGGTGCTGCGGCAACGGCATCGAGGTCATCAGACGTGCCAGGAACATATGGCGTCAATTGGCTGGACGGTGTATCGGACATTCATTCCCTCTAATGCTGATCAGGCAAGGATCGCCTTGGGCAACATTGCATGGACCCCTTTCACGCCATTGACTATCTGTGTGACGTGAAGGTCAACAGCAAGGCTGCACAACGTATAAGCGTCATCGCGGCTCATTGCCCGTTGCTGCCCCAAAAATGAAATCGCCTCGCGCAGAGCCGACTTCGCCGCATTGTCGATCAAAGGGTCAAAACCCATAAAAATATAATGCGAATCTGTTTCAGCCCGAGGGTGCGAGAGCTCCATGTCTTTTCGTAGATGAAGTTCCACCGTTCCCGATAAGGCACATTCGAGCGCCGAGGTGCATGACTCGCCGTCCCCCTGGCACCCATGACCGTCACCGATGGAAAACATCGCCCCTTCATTAAAAACGGGCAAATATACCGTCGCGCCCGGCCGGAGTTCTTTGTTGTCGAGATTGCCGCCCCATATACCGGGAGGTGCCGAGGCAACCTCGCCCATGGAAACGGGCGGGGCAACGCCAAAATTTCCAAAAAACGGATCGAGCGGCACTTTCACACCTGCACCCCAATCCCCAAAACCTGCCGCAACATCGATCTCCACCACCACGGCATGATGATACGGGAAATCCTCGGGAAGCCCACCGCGCAGCGGGCGAAAAATATTTACCCCCCAGTCATAGCGAGGTGCAGCTTCAACAAAACGCACTTCGAGCACATCGCCGGGCTCAGCGCCCTCGACGGCTATCGGGCCAATCAGCATATGCCCGCCGTCGCCCTTTCTGTTGTTCTCGGTAATCGCAAGAAGCTCTTTTGAGGCCCGCGAGCCAACCTTATCCATCGCACCAAGAAAACCGGATTCGGTGTGGACCCTCAGTCGGTCGCCCGAGGGGATGGTCAGAATCGGCGAGAGCGCCGCACTGTAGAAGCCCCAGTGGACGGTATCGGGCGATGCGATGAGTTCATGGGTGGTCAATTTCGTTGCCCCTATCTTGCCCAGTTAGTCGAATAGCGACTTGGGCACCATGGCGTGAATACCCTTATATCCATTTACGATTTGGGTAACGTGAAGATCCACCCCCATGCTGCATAGTGAATAGGCGTCCTCGGGGCTCATTCCCCGAAGCTCGCCCAGGAATTGGATCGTCTCGCGCAGCGCCATTTTTGCAGCATTATCCAGAATCGGGTCAAAACCACCAAGGATGTAATGCGTGGGCGTCTCTGCACGAGGCACCTTCAGGGACATGTCCTTCCTGACAATCATCTCAAAAGTGCCGTCAAGACCCATCTCGATTCCGTTGATGTTAGCCTCGCCGTCCCCCTGACAACCGTGCCCGTCTCCCACGGAGAAAAGCGCTCCCTCGTTAAAAATGGGAATGTAAATAGTCGCGCCTGCCGTGAACTCTTTGTTGTCGAAATTGCCGCCCCATTCCCCCGGAGGCGCACTCGAAACCCGGCCCATCGCCGGTGGCGGCGCAACGCCGAAGTTTCCGAAAAATGGCGCGAGCGGCACCTTGACGCCAGCGCCCCAATCGCCCGTGCCCGCTTCGGCATCAACTTCCACGATAACCGCCCGCTGATAGGGAAAATCCTCGGGAAGCCCTCCCCCCAGAGGTCGGAAACCATTGTAGCCCCAGTCGTAGCGTGGCTGGATGTCTTTGATGCGAATTTCGAGAACATCGCCGGGGCTGGCTCCCTCTATGGCCACTGGGCCCGCCATGATATGGGCGCCCTCACCCTTTTTCACAGTGGCGAGTATATTGCGGAGCTCTTTCGAGGCCCGATCGCCGAGTTCATCGAGTTTATCTGCGCGACCAGATTCAGTGTGGACAATAAGCGTGTCGCCCGATGCGATGGTCATGACGGGTGGCGCTGAGGCGTCGTAATAGCCCCAAAGTACTGTTTCGGAAGTGGCGGTTAATTCGTGCGTGGCCATTTAGGAGGCTCCCTTTTTATGAAAAACGACAAAACCGTGTAAATAATCGAGCTTCGCAAAACGCCCATTACAGACGTGGAAATTCTAACTGTACAGGGAGCAGCAACCCTCACCGGGTCTAAAAGGACTCTACCACCCACACCCTGGGAGGTCAAAAAAAGGCAGGCCGTCCGGTGCGGGCCTCCCGGTGCGGGACGCCAGAGCCGGTGATATGCTACAAGCCCATAGACCAGTCGAAGTGAGGACAGCCCGAATGGCGCAGCATGTTGTCAAACCAATTCTATCCGCCGCAATATTTCTCCTCCTCGGAGGCGTGCTTGCCGGTTGCGCGGAATACGGCTTTGACACCGGAGCAAGCCCAGCGGCAGCAAAAAGTCTGATCAAATCCATCACAAAAGAATTCGATCTCATGGTGCACGATTTTGATGCACTTGACGGCAAGGGGAATGTAGAACTCTGCACCCCAGTGCGATTTGCCGTCACCAGGTTTGCCGTCTACCAGGCGCTTGAGGAGCGCAGAAAAGCCGGGATGGAGCAGATGACCCGATTCATTACACGCGCTCGCCGCGAACTCACCTCGGCAGAGGCAAAACTCATAGCCAGGGAATGCGTGGACACTGACGGCGACGGTTTGCCTGATATCGAGGAAGTGCGTCGATACGGCACAAATCCGAACAAGGGAGATACCGACGCCGACGGCCTCTCTGACGGTCGAGAAGTCCGCCGCCACCGCACGAATCCCCTGAAATTCGATTCCGACGGAGATTTATTGGGCGACGGCGAGGAGGTCAATTACCACAAGCTAAGCCCCAGGCATCCCGATAGTGACCAAGACGGATACTCGGATGGCATCGAAGTTAAAGGCGGCTTCGACCCGAGAAACCACTGCTCACATCCCGCCAAAGGCCCCCGGCTCGCCGGCTCTTGGAAAAAATGCAGGCCCGGTTTCGCGAAATCACAAGCTCGCAGCCCACGCCCCTCAAAAGCCCCAAAACAGAAGCCAGCGGCGCGAAGAACCTATCGGCGAGAGTCCGCGAAACCTTCCATAAACGACTCCATCATGCACGGCCCTTTGAATCCCTGACCACCCTTCAACTTCTTCTGGCTACTCGTCCGTCACACAACCCTCAGAGGCCGAGGAAACGCACCGCGCATACTTGAACAGTGTGCCCCGTTTCGCACGAAGCGGCGGCGCCGTCCATTTAGCGCGTCTTGCCTCGATCTCATCGTCAGGCAGCGCCACGCTCAGCGTCCGGCTCGGGGCATCGATAGTAATCTGATCGCCATTCCCAAGGAGAGCGAGCACGCCGCCCAACTGCGCCTCGGGGGTAACGTGTCCGACAACAAAGCCGTGCGTTCCGCCCGAGAACCGCCCATCCGTGATAAGAGCAACATCGTTGCCGAGCCCGGCACCCATGATGGCCGATGAGACGGTTAACATTTCACGCATTCCGGGCCCACCCTTGGGGCCTTCATAGCGGATAACAATAACATCGCCCTTTTGAATTTCCTTGTTCTCAAGTCCCTTGAGCGTGTCTTCCTCTGAATCGTAGACCCGTGCAGGCCCCTCGAAACGCTCGCCTTCTTTTCCCGTAATCTTCGCAACGGCCCCTCCGGGCGAGAGGTTGCCGTAGAGAATCTGAAGATGACCAGATTTTTTGAGCGGGCTCGAAACCGGAGAAATGATCTTCTGCCCATCCGAGAGACCCGGCAAGGATTCAAGATTTTCAGCCAGTGTCTTTCCCGTAACCGTTAAGCAACTACCGTCCAAAAAACCCTCTTCGAGCAGGAATTTCTGCACCGCCGGCACGCCGCCGATATCGTGCAGATCCTCCATCACGTATTTTCCACTCGGCTTGAGGTCGGCGAGATAGGGCGTCTGGTCGCTGATGCGCTGAAAATCGTCGATATCGAGATCAACATAGACGGTCTTGGCAATAGCAATCAGATGCATAACGGCGTTGGTCGAGCCTCCGAGCGCCATGATGATCGTTATCGCGTTCTCGAACGCCGCTTTCGTCATGATGTCGCTGGGCTTGATGTCGTTTAAAAGGAGATTGTAAATCGCCTCGCCCACGTTCAGACATTCTTTACGCTTCGCCTCGCTCATGGCCGGGTTCGAGGAGCTATAAGGAAGGCTCATCCCCAAGGTTTCAATGGACGACGACATAGTATTCGCTGTGTACATACCACCACAGGCGCCACCACTCGGGCAGGCGTGGCGAATGATTTCCTTAAAGCGCTCCTCTTCCATCTTTCCGCTGAACAACTCGCCGTAAGCCTGAAAGGCGGAGACAACATCTAGCTTCTCACCATCTAAATTACCCGGGGCAATCGTTCCGCCATAGACCATGAGGCTAGGCCGATTGAGCCTTCCCATGGCGATGAGAGAGCCTGGCATATTCTTGTCGCATCCCGGCAGCGTCACAAGAGCGTCATACCACTGGGCGCTCACAACGGTTTCAATAGAGTCCGCGATAATCTCCCTAGATTGCATGGAGTACTTCATGCCCTCGGTACCCATTGAGATGCCGTCACTCACACCAATTGTGTTGAAGATAAGGCCGACCATCTTTTTGCCATCGTTGACACTCTGCTTAACGAGTTCTGCCAGTTTGTTGAGATGGAAATTGCATGAATTCCCCTCCCACCACATGCTGGCGATCCCGACCTGGGGATTGTCCATGTCCTTCTCATCGAGCCCGGCTCCGTAGAGCATGGCCTGGGACGCCGCCTGCGAGGCTGGCTGCGTTATCCGTTTGCTAAAACGATTCAACCCCTCTTTACTCTCCGCCATTTGGTTCATCTCCCAACTAATAAAATATAGATATAACGATGCGGCATTTAGCCGCGCCTGTTGATGAATTCTTTGAATCTTTCGGCAAGTCTAGCCTCGCGCCAATTGAATCCGGTCGCATCGATCACCTTTTCCATCTCCTCGCTCGACCAATTATTCTCCTCTGCGAGGTACGCTAGCGAGCAAACCCCGGCTCGCCCAGTGGCCGCTCAGTGAACATACGTTGGGCCATCGGTCTCCGCGCCTTTGAGCGCCTCGTTCACCGCAGCCATTGACTCATCGCTAAACTCGGCGGCATTTACGGGTACGCTGAGATAAGTCATGCCCAGGGCTTCGGCCTCAGCCTTGGCGCGCTCGGGGGTAAGCTCCCCCTGGTCCTCGCTGGGAAATCGCGTATTGATAATCGTCTTCACACCCTTGGCGGCAAGTTCCTTAAGATCCTCGCTCGTTGGCTGTGAGCCGAAGGAAATCTTGTCGGATGCTGAGAATTGTTCCATGACCACTCCTAGAAAAAAGGACATGCCAGTCGTTTCCAAACCAGGAAACTTCGGCTATCCGCGTTGAATGATTTCCCGGTATCGAACGAGCCGGCGAGAACGCTTATCGTCCCCATCACGGTGATAAATCCCAATCAAATTGTTAAGCATGCGCTCGACAATTCTGAGATCGGGCGTCTCCTTGAGAAAACGCATGTCAAAATGATAACCCATCCCACGAACAATATCGGCGCACTCAAGCGGAGAAATCACTTTGCCCCCGTCAAAAGGATCGATATAGATGGGCGATTCAGACGCATCGTATTTGAGAATGAAATGACCGGGCATGCCGATGCCCCGAAAGGGAAGTTCGAGTCGCCTTCCAATCAGAATATAAACGGCCGCCAGCGTTATAGGCATCCCCTCCCGGCGGGCGAGCACTCGATTGAGGTAGCAATTTTCTGGATTATAGTATTCTCTTTGACCTCCCTTGAAGCCCAATTCCTCATGCAGATAGTAGGTGGTATGGCGCACAATCTCGTCCGGCTCGCTCACGCCTTTAAGGCGATAGTCGAGCTCTTCGGCCAGTTGGTCTAGCTCTGAGAGGCACCGGGAAGAGTCATCGAGCGGATAGCCGAACGAGGCCAAGAGGAGCATCCCGTCCTCCAACTGCCCCCCCCTCCGTGGCGGCAACCGCCCATTCAGAAAAACGTCGTTCAAGACAAGTATGGTGATATTCCAAAAGTGAGGGTGGAACTAGTACCTTGCGGCCCTCATTTATCGCAAGACGGTCGAAAAGGCGAGCCAGGATATCGTCGTCCATCGAGGAAATTTGCCTGTCGAGCGCCTCGATGGTGGCCGGTTGATCTTCTTCTAGAAGCGCGCAAAGCGCTTCGAGTTGAGAATCGCTCAAATCCACTGCCTGCTCCCTCTAGCTGCAAAAGAAAAGATAAGCAAAAAATAGCACAACCTGCCTATGTTATTACCCCTGCTCGATTTGCTCAATCCCTTCAAGTGCCAGGGCAACCTCCGCCGCCTTAAAACCACTTCGTACCGCACCCTCACAAGTCGCCGGAAAACCAGTGGCCGTCCAATCCCCGGCCAGAATGAGACCTTTGACGGGCGTTTGAGCCTCTGGGCGAAAGGGCTGCTCATCCACCCCGTTCGCCCATGTCGCGGCCCTCTCCCGGACAATAAGAACACGCCGGACAGCGGTGCCCGGAAAAATCCGAGAGGCCGTCTCTCGCGCTGTGGTCTCCAGCCTGCCTCTTGGGCCAGCAGCAATAGAATCCACGCCACCCGTGAGAAGTGCAACTGGTGCCCCCGGGCCGCGCCCGTTTCCTCTGGGCCGAAAAAGCCACTCCCATGGTTCCCCAAGAAGGGCCTCATATCTCGGACCAGGTTCATCGCTATCCAGCCATATATAGGCGCTCGCAATTGGCCCGGGCTGCATCCGACTCAAATCACGCCAGGGAGATTGCCCTAAAAGCTCAGGCGGGAGCATCGCAATCAGCGCGGGTGGCGGTACCGCGCTGATCACCCTTGCAGCAGAGATAAATTCGCCGCCGGGCAGAACCACACCATTCACCGAGCCACCCTCAACCGCTATCCGGCTCACCGGGGCGGACATCCTCACCTCGCCCCCTTTATTGCGAATCGCATTAAGGGCGCGCGCTCCCCAGAATGGGTGCATCGCTATCGATGGGGCCCCAAGCGTTGCGCCCGAGGGACCCTGGCTAAATGACTCGGCCACTACCCGCCGAAAAAGCTCGCCACTACCCTCGCTCATCGGCATATTGAGGACCGCTCGCACAAACGGCTCCCAGAACCATTTTCTCTCGGCGCTCCCCTGCCCGAGTCTAGTGAGCATCGTCTCCACCGACTCGACACTCGCACCCGAATTCTCTCGGATAAGCCGAAAAAGACCTTTCAGGATGGATACACGCTCTTTGGCCGATGGCCCTCGCCAGCGCATCAGAGCCCACAGTGCGCCCAACGATCTTCCCCACTCAGGGAAACATAGGCGCTCAAGTCGCACATCTCTCTTGGCCACATCGCCAACCATCCGGTAAACGAGATCGAGTGAGGATTCAAAATGCAGATCCGGTGTGGCGCCGATGCGGTCGAGAAAACACAGGAGCGCGGGATTAGACTTCATAAACAGGTGGGGACCCCAGTCGAGATCAAGTCCCGAGCGGCGATCGAGAAAACTTCTTGCACGCCCCCCGGGCGAGCGCCCAGCCTCGAACAGACAGACGCGCCCCCCCCCCTCGGCTAGCGACAGGGCAGCCGACGCACCAGCGAAACCGGCTCCGATGACAACCGTACCTTCTTGGCCGGGCTCTCCGCTCACATCCCGAGAAGACAGAGGAAAGCCTCCCGGAGTTTGGCTGGTTTTGAAAGAGATGGCCTCAAGCCCGGCCCCGGAAAATTCGACTCAATCATATTCTCAAGTACCTTCCGGTATACCCGGCCCATAAAGCGAGCAGGAAAAAGTCGCCAGCGGCTTCTATCGGGCCGAAGCGCATCAGCACTCTCATACAGTTGCCGCGCCCTATCTGCCTCAAATTTCATCAAGGCGAGGAGCGCCTCGCTACGCTCTCCGTTAATTATCGATTCCTCTGAAACACCAAAGCGGCGCAAATCCTCTAGCGGCAAATATATCCGGCCATCCTCGGCATCGGCCCACAAATCGCGAAGGATGTTCGTCAGCTGAAGAGCAAGCCCTAGCGTACGACCATATTCGACCCCTGCCTGAGAGTTTTCCCCAAATACTTTAAGACACGCCAAGCCAACCGCCGAGGCGACCTTGTAGCAATACCCCTTTAGTTCATCGAATGTCTCATAGCGGTTTTGATCGAGATCCATCGCCACGCCCCGGCAAACATCGAGAAGATCGTCGAGGGAAATACCATAAGCCGCAACAGCGGAAACAAGTTCACGCAAAATTGGATGCCCGTGCTCGCGCTCATTCAGATGAGCGACCGCATCCATCCAAGCATCAAGAAGGCGTTTTTTCTCTAGGGGATCACCTGGCGTATCTGCAATATCATCGACAGCCCGGCAATAACCGTAAACCGCCGATAGCGCCCGGCGGCGCTCAGGCGGCAAAGATAAAAAAGCGATATAAAAACTCGACCGGCTCGCGCGAACATACCAGCGACAATAGTCCCAATCCTTTCTAGCATTCACACTAGAGCCAAGGCGGGCCTCAAGAGATGACGTCGGCAAAATCGCCGCGAGGACACAAGCCGTTTTATCGCGTGTGGTTAGCCTGGGCGAGCCCTTCATTACGTCATATCCCGCCCTCTCAACAGACTCGATTGCTGCCAGGCCACCTCGAAAAATTGTCCTTAGCTCCCGGCTCAAAGCCCCGCCAGTTCCTTTCAACAACGGGAGCCCTTCCCCGAAAAGATCACGCACACGCCTGACCTGAAAGACCATAAGCGCTCTCAGCACCGGACCAGCAGTGTCTCCCACAAGATCTTTTTCAGAAACTCCAAAGGCCTGAAGCTCAGACTCGGGGAGGTAGACCCTGCCTCGAAGGTAATCCTCTCTTACATCCTGAAGATGGTTGGCGATTTGAAGAGCCGTGCAAATGGCGTCCGAGGCGCGAAACGACGCCTCATCCCGGATACCGTGGAGCATGAGCACAATGCGCCCAACAGGATTGGCCGACAGGCGGCAGTAATCGAGCAAATCGTCATATTCCTGATAGCGGCTTACCGTCACATCCTGGCGAAAAGCCGCTATCAAATCTCGAAATGGCTGAACAGGAAGATCGTGTGAACGAATCGTATCGCCGAGCGCGAGAAAAACATTTTTCTTCACTCGCTCTAATGAAGGCTCCATCTCAGGGCTAAAAACCTGACCATCAACTGTAGCATCGAGCGAGCGCTCCCAGTCATCCAGCCTAGCCAAACGCTCAGCGTCACTTCCCCCATCCGGCAAATCGGCGAAATCATCAGCACAGCGGGCAAAGGCATAGACGGCCGCCACATGACGTCGAATCCGAGCTGGCAAGAATTTGGAAGCTACAGGAAAATTTTCATAATGCGAGGCAGCCATCCGCTCGCATTCCCGGTAGGCATCGCCCACATTGCCGGGCATGTCAGCGTCCAAAGCAACAGAGCCCGTGTCCTTCAACATTTCGATGAGCGGCGCATCAGCTGGCAAAAAATCGAAGCCACCAAGTGCATCAGGAAGAACCCACTCATGTGCTGAGACACCATTATTCTGGGGCTCCCCTGCCAACCATCGGCACTCATAAAATTGAAGTTGAACATTTCGATCAGGATAATTGTGGGAGGTTTTCCAGCGGAGGGTGCCAATTTCAATCTCTAGGTCCAACTCTTCCCGGATTTCCCGGGCCAGCGCTTCCTCGGGGGACTCTCCTGCCTCCACCTTGCCCCCGGGAAATTCCCACTTACCCGCCATGTGAGAACCCTTGGGGCGGCGGCAAATTAAAATGCGCCCATCCCTCCGGATGACTCCGGCTACGACATCAAAACTGGATCGAGATCCCGCGACCATTCCACCTCACCGCAATTCATGAAATAGGCAGCAAGCGGCCTTGAAAAACTTCCGGCTCGGCTCGCTCTATAGCTTCCTGAAACTCCTCGGCATTCTCAAAGCGCTGCATGGGAATCGTAGTCCCCGGAAACAGGAGGTCAAGATATTCCACATCAAACGGCCAAGGTGAAATTTCAAGACAATCTCCACTAGAGGGCCTTATCTTCAATCCACATCTCGTCATGGGATGAATTTGTCCCTCTGGTGGACTGATTTCAGGAGCTCGGCAAATTAGAAGAGAGAGTGTATCGCAAGTGCGTAACAGTAATGATGCCCCCTCTTTTCCTGCTGCCTCTATATCGGAGAATTGATCGCTCAATGATTTTTGGCGGTTTAACTCGATACGGACAAACTCACTCAAGTGTTTAAGATCTTCTGGAGGCGCGCCACGTCCACCGGCCTCGGCAAGTTGCGAAAAATGAGCACTAACCAAATAACCCGAAAGTGGATGATAATTCGCACAAACGGTAATGCTTTTGGACCAAATTTCCGTTGCCTCCTCACAGGAGATCCCAAAAAAACTGTAGGGCATCTTTGTCGTTGGATCGTAACTTGGGTTCTCGTCGGTCTTACACCACCCGACATCGTGGTTGTCCACAGCGAACCATACGGCAACAGCCAGTTCAGAATTCAGGGCTGGAACTGAATCCAGTCCTATCCAATGGCGCACGAGAGAGCCTGCAGCACGCGCATGATCATGCTGGGGAATCAGGCGTATACTATCCTTCATCGGGCGGACAATCATAAAAACACCTTTTCAGACAAAAAAATCGGCTGAGAAGACACCGCATATACAGCCCAAGAGTAAGGGTACACACAAATGTATCAGGCCCTAACCCACCGGCCAAGGGGCAAGTGGGCTGAAAAGTAAGACAAGCGGAGACTTTGGGAGCGAATAGGCTCACCGCCCTTGATGAGAAGACTAAAAGAGAGGAAAATTCGTCTTTCCCGGGAAGAAGGATTCCCTTTACACCAAGCGGCTCCGTTGCCCCTCCTGGTGAAATACAAGCGTTGTGAGGATTTATTGCCTTGAGCACTAAAGCAGGCTCCATAGGACTAACCGAAACCAGGCATCACACACTCTCAGAGCCCTTCCGAACCGAATCAGGGAGGGAACTAAAGAGTGTAAATGTGGCCTATGAAACATATGGTGAGCTCAACACCACACGAGACAATGCCATTCTCATCATTCACGCCCTGACCGGAGACGCCCACGCGGCCGGGGTCAACAGCGAGGAGGATCCCAGGCCCGGATGGTGGGACCCGATGATCGGCCCCGGCAAGGGGATCGACACCGACCGCTATTTTGTTATCTGCACGAACAATCTCGGCGGATGCTCAGGAACCACCGGCCCTACATCGACAGACCCTGAAACGGGCCGCCCCTATGGCGCGAACTTTCCCGTTGTGACTGTCGAGGACACCGTCCGACTTCAGAAAATCTTTCTCAATGAACTGGGCGTGAAACGCCTTCGCACCGTTGTCGGGGGCTCGATGGCTGGGATGCAGACTCTTGAGTGGGGCCTTCGCCACAGCGATTTTTGTGACTCCGTTATCCCGGTTGCAGGAGCTGCCCGCCTAACGCCGATGGGCATCGCATGGGACAAGATCGCTCGCACGGCCATCATGGCGGATGCCGATTGGCGAGAGGGTGAATATGAGCCTGGCAGCGGCCCGGGCAAGGGACTTAGCGTCGCCCGCATGATCGCGCACATCACCTATCTTTGCGGCCCCATCATGTGGGAGAAATTCGGTCGTCGCGTGCGTGACAGGGGCCAGCTCCTTGAGGACATCACAGCCCGCTTCGAGGTGGAAAGCTATCTCGATCACCAGGGACAAAAGTTCGTCGATCGCTTCGACGCCAACTCATATATGTATCTTTCGAGGATGATGGATCTTTACGATGCATCAAGAGGCTATCCTGACCTTACAACCGCGCTTGAGCGTCTGCAGACGAAATGCCTCCTTATTTGTTTTATCTCAGACTGGCTCTTTCCGCCGCACTGCAGCATCGAGATCGCCGAGAATCTTCAAAAAATTGGGCATGAGGTAGAGCTTCACAACGT
This genomic interval carries:
- a CDS encoding DUF3891 family protein encodes the protein MKDSIRLIPQHDHARAAGSLVRHWIGLDSVPALNSELAVAVWFAVDNHDVGWCKTDENPSYDPTTKMPYSFFGISCEEATEIWSKSITVCANYHPLSGYLVSAHFSQLAEAGGRGAPPEDLKHLSEFVRIELNRQKSLSDQFSDIEAAGKEGASLLLRTCDTLSLLICRAPEISPPEGQIHPMTRCGLKIRPSSGDCLEISPWPFDVEYLDLLFPGTTIPMQRFENAEEFQEAIERAEPEVFQGRLLPIS
- the hpnC gene encoding squalene synthase HpnC; this translates as MVAGSRSSFDVVAGVIRRDGRILICRRPKGSHMAGKWEFPGGKVEAGESPEEALAREIREELDLEIEIGTLRWKTSHNYPDRNVQLQFYECRWLAGEPQNNGVSAHEWVLPDALGGFDFLPADAPLIEMLKDTGSVALDADMPGNVGDAYRECERMAASHYENFPVASKFLPARIRRHVAAVYAFARCADDFADLPDGGSDAERLARLDDWERSLDATVDGQVFSPEMEPSLERVKKNVFLALGDTIRSHDLPVQPFRDLIAAFRQDVTVSRYQEYDDLLDYCRLSANPVGRIVLMLHGIRDEASFRASDAICTALQIANHLQDVREDYLRGRVYLPESELQAFGVSEKDLVGDTAGPVLRALMVFQVRRVRDLFGEGLPLLKGTGGALSRELRTIFRGGLAAIESVERAGYDVMKGSPRLTTRDKTACVLAAILPTSSLEARLGSSVNARKDWDYCRWYVRASRSSFYIAFLSLPPERRRALSAVYGYCRAVDDIADTPGDPLEKKRLLDAWMDAVAHLNEREHGHPILRELVSAVAAYGISLDDLLDVCRGVAMDLDQNRYETFDELKGYCYKVASAVGLACLKVFGENSQAGVEYGRTLGLALQLTNILRDLWADAEDGRIYLPLEDLRRFGVSEESIINGERSEALLALMKFEADRARQLYESADALRPDRSRWRLFPARFMGRVYRKVLENMIESNFPGPGLRPSLSKPAKLREAFLCLLGM